A window of the Gossypium arboreum isolate Shixiya-1 chromosome 2, ASM2569848v2, whole genome shotgun sequence genome harbors these coding sequences:
- the LOC108462756 gene encoding VQ motif-containing protein 8, chloroplastic-like, producing the protein MSLIKHSIRGRSELQGPRPSPLKVSHSSSLIKKASHGNIRNRINSSSSKVINPVVIYLRSPKIIHVRPEEFMGLVQRLTGKDSSSRDESCNRLPSSSSSSSWNMAAAEPAKVTKRTSSGDNLFDAEMSKLAFNGVEHGDQILELSPTFLRFLACV; encoded by the coding sequence ATGAGTCTTATCAAGCACTCCATTAGAGGAAGATCAGAGTTGCAGGGTCCAAGGCCATCACCGTTAAAGGTTAGCCATTCTTCATCGTTGATCAAGAAAGCATCGCATGGTAATATTCGGAATCGAATCAATAGTAGCAGCAGTAAAGTAATCAATCCTGTGGTGATTTATTTGAGGTCGCCGAAGATTATCCATGTTAGACCCGAGGAGTTTATGGGCCTGGTACAACGCCTTACGGGGAAAGACTCGTCGTCAAGGGATGAATCGTGTAATCGGCTGccgtcttcttcttcttcttcttcttggaaCATGGCGGCGGCGGAACCGGCCAAGGTGACTAAGAGAACATCATCAGGAGATAATTTGTTTGATGCAGAAATGTCGAAGCTGGCTTTTAATGGGGTTGAACATGGTGATCAAATTCTTGAACTGTCTCCAACTTTTCTACGTTTTTTAGCTTGTGTATAG